A stretch of the Cucurbita pepo subsp. pepo cultivar mu-cu-16 chromosome LG16, ASM280686v2, whole genome shotgun sequence genome encodes the following:
- the LOC111776893 gene encoding vacuolar cation/proton exchanger 3-like, translated as MDGLRSNDNKQNIDRHSRAEMGSFGERTILEFEDESLVSPVSLNRKNFSIEHSSSLGGGSQKLCYGNMKNRVFHSLKVVVFSAKINFLMPFGPLAILVSSLTGHHGWVFLLSLLGIIPLAERLGYATEQLACYTGATVGGLLNATFGNATELIISIYALRRGMIRVVQQSLLGSILSNMLLVLGCAFFAGGIVVSKREQVFSKASATVNSGLLLMAVMGLLFPAVLRSTHTELHSGKSELALSRFSSGIMLVAYAAYLVFQLKSDKNLYLPVTEEDTEESLDDEDAPEISMWESIIWLFILTIWISVLSEYLVNAIEGASVAMNIPVAFISVILLPIVGNAAEHAGAIMFAMKDKLDISLGVAIGSSTQISMFGIPFCVVIGWIMGCPMDLNFQLFETATLFITVIVVAFMLQDGTSNYLKGLMLILCYLIVAASFFVHVDPASVEDKTRKHRL; from the exons ATGGATGGACTTAGGAGTAAcgacaacaaacaaaacattgaTAGGCATTCCCGAGCCGAG ATGGGATCGTTCGGCGAGAGAACCatacttgaatttgaagatgagaGCCTTGTTAGTCCTGTATCATTAAATCGAaagaatttttctattgaGCATAGTTCGTCATTGGGTGGTGGTTCACAGAAACTTTGTTATGGCAACATGAAGAACAGGGTATTTCACAGCCTTAAGGTTGTCGTCTTCTCTGCTAAGATCAACTTTCTCATGCCTTTTGGGCCATTAGCCATATTAGTCAGCAGTTTGACTGGTCACCAT GGTTGGGTCTTCCTTTTAAGCTTGTTGGGGATCATACCTCTTGCTGAACGTTTGGGCTATGCAACTGA GCAACTGGCATGCTATACTGGAGCCACAG TTGGAGGTCTTCTGAATGCTACTTTTGGAAATGCCACAGAATTGATAATATCAATATACGCATTACGAAGAGGAATGATACGCGTCGTTCAACAGTCATTATTAGGttcaattttgtctaacaTGTTATTAGTACTTGGATGTGCCTTCTTTGCTGGTGGAATTGTGGTTTCTAAGAGGGAGCAGGTCTTCAGTAAG gCATCTGCTACTGTAAACTCTGGATTGCTGTTAATGGCGGTAATGGGACTTCTATTTCCTGCTGTTCTTCGTTCCACACATACAGAGTTGCACTCTGGGAAGTCAGAGTTGGCTCTTTCAAGATTTAGTAGCGGCATTATGTTGGTGGCATATGCTGCCTATCTTGTTTTTCAGTTGAAAAGCGATAAGAACTTATATCTCCCCGTTACTGAG GAGGATACTGAAGAGAGTTTGGATGATGAAGACGCCCCCGAGATTTCTATGTGGGAATCCATTATTTGGCTGTTTATCTTGACCATTTGGATCTCCGTCCTCTCAGAATACTTGGTTAATGCAATAGAG GGGGCGTCGGTTGCCATGAACATACCGGTGGCGTTCATTAGCGTTATCCTACTACCCATCGTTGGGAATGCGGCAGAGCATGCAGGTGCCATCATGTTTGCCATGAAAGACAAGCTT GACATTTCTTTGGGAGTCGCAATAGGATCATCCACACAGATATCGATGTTCGGG ATTCCTTTCTGTGTGGTCATTGGTTGGATCATGGGATGCCCTATGGACttgaattttcaacttttcgAGACCGCCACGCTTTTCATCACGGTCATTGTTGTGGCCTTCATGTTGCAG GATGGAACTTCCAATTACCTCAAAGGACTGATGCTTATTCTCTGCTACCTGATAGTAGCTGCGAGTTTCTTTGTACATGTTGATCCAGCGTCAGTTG AAGACAAGACCCGAAAACATCGTCTATGA
- the LOC111777314 gene encoding flowering time control protein FPA-like, whose protein sequence is MSGRADMGRDRYRKDYTSRYDEKSQSGHSNSSNPPSRHLWVGNLSHAIVERDLSRYFSQFGELDRIAFQPNRSYAFINFRRDEDAMEAMRELQGFAIGGNPIKIEFAKADKPSASSRDEDYSQHREEKSYGTKGSFSQGRHASPDYSQHRHASPEKSKISDKNTEPSEVLWIGFPALIKVDETILRKAFSPFGEIEKITTFPGRTYAFVRFRVVSSAWRAKETLQGKLFGNPRVHICFARSDSGSSNGGRSSSNAPLSPRSPHLFSNFDSGEFDSRGLNRKSNLWTSENSAFEMKRSGEFSSKLGPSQDRYEHGSPTKERGPHLNNFPQRFSQPPFYEDPWDLPEDTNLYQGSKKLKIGSFPQDKELPEYPLSDLEQDKRIIRKSYTDFSSSETFDHTMKSGPPLGYKQTPDRPITMSVPYDRPITMSVPYDRPITKSVPYEEKSEHWREPYDNFQVPESLPPNAVARKRFSPDSERSSIKEWKWEGTIAKGGTPVCRARCFPVGEVLDMLLPEFLDCTAKTGLDMLSKHYYEAASAWVVFFVPESDADIVFYNEFMNYLGEKQRAAVAKLDDRTTMFLVPPSEFSEKVLKVPGKLSISGVVLRLERAGTSARPPPYQNETKDTSLLPLHSETLYTNLQTSPAVFAPVSSLSYLSKAGINHTSLPRNVATSASPVLFHGSGQSVGSLSDPYIENRHEYPIQQQQNANGPNPVHHLQNSMFDTRNIPSQASNNSMDPVIQERHLIIPREIQETGSSNYTVGISSVTSGNALLSTQHEINPAASLATTLSSLPPDQLAQLATSLLGHQRQPGSMPNATMAEELRHRNESVVPLARSQNGSFQTNLMNSEPQTSQIVQVQQMQQHVQQHQMSNMPAGKLMAQRELQMEALGNDQQVQNSDVRGEAEADADPQKRLQATLKLAAALLQQIQQGKGS, encoded by the exons ATG TCGGGTCGGGCTGATATGGGAAGGGATCGGTATCGGAAGGATTATACGTCGAGATATGATGAGAAGTCGCAGTCTGGGCATAGCAATAGCAGTAATCCTCCGTCGAGACATCTCTGGGTCGGAAATTTGTCTCATGCTATAGTGGAGCGCGATCTAAGTCGCTACTTTTCACAGTTTGGTGAGCTCGATAGAATTGCTTTCCAGCCCAATCGGAGCTATGCTTTCATCAATTTCAGAAGGGATGAAGATGCAATGGAAGCCATGAGAGAGCTTCAAGGTTTTGCTATTGGAGGGAATCCCATTAAAATTGAGTTTGCCAAGGCG GATAAGCCATCTGCATCATCCCGCGATGAAGACTATTCTCAACACCGAGAGGAAAAATCTTATGGAACGAAGGGTTCCTTCTCTCAGGGACGACATGCTAGTCCTGACTATTCTCAACACCGACATGCTAGTCCTGAAAAGTCCAAAATAAGCGATAAAAATACAGAGCCCAGTGAAGTGTTATGGATAGGATTTCCGGCTTTAATAAAAGTGGATGAAACGATATTAAGGAAGGCCTTTTCTCCGTTTGGggaaattgagaagattacAACATTCCCTGGTCGGACATATGCTTTTGTTCGTTTTCGGGTTGTGTCATCAGCTTGGAGGGCTAAAGAGACTCTACAGGGGAAGCTATTTGGAAATCCCCGAGTACACATTTGTTTTGCAAGAAGTGATTCTGGTTCATCAAACGGTGGAAGGAGCTCATCGAATGCACCTCTTTCTCCAAGATCTCCTCAccttttctcaaattttgattctGGAGAATTTGATTCCCGTGGTCTTAATAGGAAAAGTAATTTATGGACTAGTGAGAACAGTGCGTTTGAAATGAAGAGGTCTGGAGAATTCTCATCAAAATTAGGTCCATCCCAAGATAGATATGAACATGGTAGTCCAACAAAAGAGAGAGGTCCTCATTTAAATAACTTTCCTCAAAGATTTTCTCAACCTCCATTTTATGAAGATCCATGGGACTTACCAGAGGATACGAACTTGTATCAAGGGTCCAAGAAATTGAAGATTGGATCCTTTCCCCAGGATAAAGAGCTCCCTGAGTACCCATTATCTGATTTGGAACAAGATAAACGTATCATTCGAAAGTCATACACTGATTTTTCCTCCTCAGAAACATTTGATCATACGATGAAGTCTGGGCCACCTCTGGGGTATAAACAGACTCCTGATCGGCCTATAACAATGTCAGTCCCTTATGATCGGCCTATAACAATGTCAGTCCCGTATGATCGGCCTATAACAAAGTCAGTCCCTTATGAAGAAAAGAGTGAACACTGGAGGGAACCATATGATAATTTTCAGGTTCCTGAGTCTCTGCCACCCAATGCTGTTGCAAGGAAAAGGTTCTCTCCTGATTCAGAACGGTCATCTATAAAAGAGTGGAAATGGGAGGGCACTATTGCAAAGGGAGGAACACCTGTTTGTCGTGCTCGCTGCTTTCCTGTGGGAGAGGTTCTGGATATGCTATT GCCAGAGTTCTTAGATTGTACTGCAAAAACTGGTCTAGACATGCTCTCAAAGCATTACTATGAAGCAGCCAGTGCTTGGGTTGTTTTCTTTGTACCTGAAAGCGATGCTGACATCGTATTCTACAATGAATTCATGAACTATCTTGGTGAAAAGCAACGAGCAGCAGTTGCCAAGTTGGATGACAGAACCACCATGTTTCTTGTTCCGCCATCCGAGTTTTCAGAAAAAGTGCTCAAAGTACCAGGTAAATTGAGCATTTCAGGAGTTGTTCTGAGGTTAGAGCGTGCTGGTACGAGTGCAAGGCCTCCTCCATAtcaaaacgaaacgaaagacaCAAGCTTGTTACCTTTACATAGTGAAACGTTATATACCAACTTACAGACGTCTCCAGCTGTTTTTGCCCCAGTATCATCTTTATCCTATCTCAGTAAAGCAGGAATCAATCATACATCATTGCCTAGGAATGTCGCTACTTCAGCGTCGCCCGTGTTATTTCATGGCTCAGGGCAGTCTGTTGGAAGTTTGTCTGATCCATATATTGAGAACAGGCATGAGTATCCAATTCAACAGCAGCAAAATGCCAATGGACCAAACCCGGTTCACCATCTACAAAACTCGATGTTCGATACTCGAAATATCCCATCACAAGCTTCGAACAATTCAATGGATCCTGTTATTCAGGAACGTCATTTAATCATTCCAAGGGAAATTCAGGAAACAGGCTCCAGTAATTATACCGTTGGAATTTCTTCTGTTACATCTGGAAATGCTTTATTATCTACTCAACATGAAATAAACCCGGCAGCCTCTTTGGCTACAACTCTTTCCTCCCTACCGCCAGACCAACTGGCACAATTAGCAACATCTCTGCTTGGGCATCAAAGGCAGCCGGGGAGTATGCCAAATGCAACCATGGCTGAAGAATTGAGGCATCGGAACGAATCGGTTGTGCCATTGGCAAGGTCCCAAAATGGCTCTTTCCAGACTAATCTGATGAACTCTGAGCCTCAGACATCTCAAATTGTTCAAGTTCAACAGATGCAGCAGCATGTACAACAACACCAGATGTCAAACATGCCTGCAGGGAAACTTATGGCACAAAGGGAGCTTCAGATGGAGGCTTTAGGCAATGATCAACAGGTTCAAAACTCCGATGTTCGTGGCGAAGCAGAAGCAGACGCAGATCCGCAGAAACGCCTGCAAGCTACACTTAAGCTGGCAGCTGCTCTTCTCCAGCAAATTCAACAAGGAAAGGGAAGTTGA
- the LOC111776739 gene encoding uncharacterized protein LOC111776739, which produces MFTDGLDETAIDWIKKGRDKPVEDEARVRSPLAERTGADLFPKSPLAFNGSGSMSSHVLPPLKFRSGLLTPHSLASPCLDDDDDDDDGDYDVNESIASVPFEDGGVYSDDDGMRFHDSDFLEKPVVEGFDEDAFGYHSSVYSCEIKVPGISNISSINRGNLKEGLRIEVPVNLRKFPGGKLGARNFPQKFSTPNHGSRRKNQVHFHSARGPQVHRSVFEDLAGTPSAPPIAADVGSGEATSTECGSQTRRDSEDSSEIDQTANGCPLRAHEGLDGCKEVLTDWKPCSPANTQNFERTSTGAKDSHISQLQANYPDSSSGYSTSGQHAWQTLLAYDACIRLCLQAWERGCTDSPEFLRNGCLILRNAFGLHKFLLQPRLAQPTERGRNTEHSEQVVTSNPKQVVGKIRVEVKKLRLIPKRKLMNTYSQKSSIYMRAGAEYIRNISTFVKNGINSLKEASFSTTSEEQLSCLFQLKSAAEVSDVECASAVCLHPSSGDYHVFFPEAPGDTLLLEIQDVKKVTQGRTMIAVSSLIDNTNDRIRWWPIYHDDQECVGKIQLSIVHTLTSDETNHMKSGPLVETLAYDLVLEAAMRAQHFCSTNLRIDGLWKWLLTEFADYYGVSNSYTRIRYLSHVMNVATPTKDCLELVNELLEPIMKAKSEKSLTRQERSILLDCETQIESLLANVFENYKSLDENSPTGLTDLLGPIKDSAAPALTPAVKIYTQLHDILSRDAQNMLRNYFQRGAKKRCRKYMVETDEFVSGNSEGVLIDPITISTAYLKIKQLCKHIGDEIQADIKIHNQHILPSSIDLSNITAAVYSTELCNRLRGFLSAWPPSGPLPYINELLVATADFERSLESWNISPVQGGVDSRNLFHNYIMVWVQDMQLTLLDLCKAEKVPWSGVSTNHSSSPFAEEMYEKIRDSLVQYEVVINRWPQYSLILENAVADVERAILKALEKQYNDILTPLKDTIPKRLNMHVQKLTRRQSMAIYSVPNQLGMFLNTIKRILDVLHIRVEGILKSWASYMPVVGDKKSLFGEQMNGITVLLRTKYKNYLQATVGKLICNMQGNRNTRLKRILEETREEEGEHEVRERMQMLSSQLTDSIWNLHEVFTGPIFVAMCRGLWDRMGQIVLKFLEGRKENRVWYNGSYYALGILDDTFASQMQRLLGNAVQEKDIDPPRSVVEARSILCRDSANATDTATYLYL; this is translated from the exons ATGTTCACAGATGGCCTTGATGAAACTGCAATTGACTGGATAAAAAAG GGGAGGGATAAACCGGTGGAAGATGAAGCTCGAGTTCGATCTCCTCTTGCTGAGAGAACCGGCGCCGATCTATTTCCAAAATCTCCTTTGGCGTTTAATGGCAGTGGATCCATGTCTTCTCACGTTTTGCCTCCTTTGAAATTCCGTTCTGGATTGCTTACTCCTCATAGTTTGGCTTCTCCTTGCCTggatgacgacgacgacgacgatgatGGAGATTATGATGTTAATGAAAGTATTGCTTCGGTTCCGTTTGAAGATGGTGGAGTTTATTCTGATGATGATGGTATGCGGTTTCATGATTCGGATTTCTTGGAGAAGCCAGTTGTTGAGGGTTTTGATGAAGATGCATTTGGCTACCATTCTAGCGTATATTCCTGTGAGATTAAAGTGCCTGGAATCTCAAATATATCTTCTATCAATAGAGGGAATTTGAAGGAAGGTCTCAGGATTGAGGTGCCtgttaatttaagaaaatttcctGGTGGAAAGTTGGGTGCCAGGAACTTCCcccaaaaattttcaactccTAATCATGGAAGTCGGCGCAAGAATCAAGTCCACTTTCACAGCGCTCGT GGTCCTCAAGTCCACAGAAGTGTTTTTGAGGATTTGGCAGGAACCCCAAGTGCACCTCCCATTGCTGCGGATGTTGGAAGTGGTGAAGCGACAAGCACCGAGTGTGGAAGTCAGACCAGACGAGATTCTGAAGATTCAAGTGAAATTGATCAAACTGCCAATGGATGCCCATTGCGAGCACATGAGGGTCTTGATGGATGTAAAGAAGTCTTGACAgattggaaaccttgttctccAGCAAAcacccaaaattttgaaag AACTTCAACAGGAGCTAAAGATTCTCATATCTCTCAACTGCAAGCAAACTATCCAGATTCTTCATCCGGTTACAGCACAAG TGGTCAGCATGCCTGGCAAACGCTACTTGCATATGATGCTTGTATTCGGTTATGCCTACAAGCATGGGAAAGAGGCTGCACAGACTCACCTGAATTTTTACGCAATGGGTGCCTGATTCTTCGAAATGCTTTTGG GCTACACAAATTTTTATTGCAACCTCGGCTGGCACAACCAACAGAAAGGGGGAGGAACACTGAGCATTCAGAACAAGTAGTTACTTCGAACCCGAAGCAAGTTGTTGGAAAGATAAGAGTGGAAG TGAAAAAGCTTAGATTGATACCAAAGAGGAAACTGATGAATACATATTCGCAAAAAAGCTCAATCTATATGCGAGCTGGGGCAGAGTATATCCGAAATATCTCAACTTTCGTGAAAAATGGCATAAATTCTCTAAAAGAGGCTTCGTTCTCAACTACTTCAGAAG AACAATTGTCGTGCTTATTTCAGTTGAAGAGTGCTGCAGAAGTCTCTGACGTGGAGTGTGCTTCTGCTGTTTGCTTGCACCCTAGCAGTGGAGACTACCATGTCTT TTTCCCTGAGGCTCCAGGAGATACTCTTTTGCTAGAAATCCAGGATGTTAAAAAAGTTACCCAAGGTCGAACTATGATTGCAGTTTCATCCTTGATCGATAACACT AATGATAGAATTCGGTGGTGGCCCATATACCATGATGACCAGGAATGTGTTGGAAAAATTCAGCTTTCGATTGTTCACACATTGACAAGTGACGAGACTAATCATATGAAG AGTGGACCTTTAGTTGAAACTCTTGCCTATGATTTAGTGCTAGAGGCTGCGATGCGTGCACAGCACTTCTGTTCCACAAATCTTAGGATAGATGGACTTTGGAAGTGGCTGTTGACTGAATTTGCAGACTACTACGGAGTTTCTAACTCATACACAAGGATCAG ATATCTTTCTCATGTCATGAATGTGGCTACTCCAACTAAAGATTGCTTAGAGCTCGTAAATGAATTACTTGAACCCATAATGAAGGCCAAAAGCGAGAAAAGTTTGACTCGGCAAGAG AGAAGTATACTACTGGATTGTGAAACTCAAATTGAGAGTCTGTTGGCAAATGTTTTTGAGAACTACAAGTCATTAGATGAAAACTCCCCGACGGGATTGACAGATTTACTCGGTCCAATAAAAGACTCTGCAGCACCTGCTCTAACTCCAGCTGTGAAAATCTACACTCAGCTCCATGATATACTTTCTCGAGATGCCCAGAATATGCTAAGGAACTATTTTCAG AGAGGGGCAAAAAAGCGGTGTCGAAAGTACATGGTTGAGACTGATGAGTTTGTCTCGGGAAACTCAGAAGGTGTTCTCATTGATCCAATTACCATATCCACCGCATATTTGAAGATTAAACAGCTATGTAAACATATAGGTGATGAAATACAGGCTGATATCAAAATTCATAATCAGCATATACTACCCAG TTCCATAGACCTGTCAAACATCACCGCCGCTGTTTACAGTACTGAGTTGTGCAACAGGCTTAGAGGATTCCTCTCAGCATGGCCTCCATCTGGTCCATTGCCTTACATAAATGAGCTTTTAGTAGCTACTGCTGATTTTGAAAGAAGCCTTGAATCATGGAACATCAG TCCTGTGCAGGGTGGTGTAGACTCCAGAAATCTATTCCACAACTATATAATGGTGTGGGTACAGGATATGCAACTAACTTTGCTGGATCTATGTAAAGCAGAAAAG GTTCCATGGTCTGGTGTGTCAACAAATCATTCCAGCTCACCCTTTGCCGAGGAGATGTATGAGAAAATAAGAGACTCCCTCGTTCAGTATGAAGTAGTGATCAATCGGTGGCCTCAGTATTCACTGATTCTAGAAAAT GCTGTTGCAGATGTAGAGAGAGCAATATTAAAAGCACTTGAAAAACAATACAACGATATCTTGACTCCTCTGAAAGATACCATCCCAAAGAGGCTGAACATGCATGTCCAGAAGCTAACAAGAAGACAATCAATGGCAATATACTCCGTTCCTAATCAA TTGGGAATGTTCCTCAATACCATCAAGAGAATTCTAGATGTCCTACATATTAGAGTTGAAGGTATCTTGAAGTCCTGGGCATCCTATATGCCTGTTGTGGGTGACAAGAAGTCACTGTTTGGAGAGCAAATGAACGGAATCACGGTTCTTTTGAGGACGAAGTACAAAAACTACTTACAGGCAACTGTAGGGAAGCTCATATGCAAT ATGCAAGGTAACCGTAATACACGGCTGAAAAGGATTTTGGAGGAAAcgagggaagaagaaggggagCATGAAGTTCGTGAAAGAATGCAAATGCTAAGTTCACAACTCACTGACTCTATATGGAACCTGCACGAGGTCTTCACAGGTCCTATATTTGTCGCAATGTGTCGGGGGCTCTGGGACAGGATGGGACAG ATTGTCTTGAAATTTCTCGAAGGCAGGAAAGAAAACAGAGTATGGTACAACGGATCATATTACGCTCTTGGG ATTCTGGATGATACATTTGCTTCCCAAATGCAGCGATTACTAGGAAACGCAGTGCAAGAGAAAGATATTGATCCTCCTCGTTCAGTTGTTGAAGCTCGATCAATTCTCTGCAGGGACTCGGCAAATGCCACTGACACTGCCACTTATTTATATCTCTGA